A DNA window from Pseudodesulfovibrio thermohalotolerans contains the following coding sequences:
- a CDS encoding YraN family protein, producing MSRRRGTPPAGSAGIAERPVLSLSAMGILTRIMPSKRTAHTGASGEDAAARHLESRGFRVLARNWRYRQWELDLVCRDGDTVVFVEVKTRRAGSMAAPGEALTRAKQARLIKAASHYLTEHDLWDEPCRFDLASVTDTGMSLDVEIEENVFQLDGQRA from the coding sequence ATGTCGCGCCGTCGGGGAACCCCGCCAGCCGGTTCCGCTGGCATAGCCGAACGCCCTGTGCTATCCCTTTCGGCCATGGGAATTCTGACCAGAATCATGCCCTCGAAACGGACCGCGCACACTGGCGCTTCGGGCGAGGACGCGGCTGCACGGCACCTCGAATCCAGGGGATTCAGGGTGCTGGCCCGCAACTGGCGATACCGGCAATGGGAGCTGGACCTGGTCTGCCGCGACGGGGACACCGTGGTCTTCGTCGAGGTCAAGACGCGCAGGGCCGGGTCCATGGCCGCGCCGGGCGAAGCCCTGACGCGCGCCAAGCAGGCCCGGCTCATCAAGGCGGCCAGCCACTATCTGACCGAGCACGACCTCTGGGACGAGCCGTGCAGGTTCGACCTGGCCTCGGTCACGGACACGGGCATGTCCCTGGATGTGGAAATTGAGGAGAACGTCTTTCAACTGGACGGACAAAGAGCATGA
- a CDS encoding Gfo/Idh/MocA family protein has protein sequence MLKYAMIGGGPGAFVGDVHRRALSLNGQADLVAGCFSRDLEKSRVLGRELGLDEDRVYATPEELARLEAGDIDFAVVVTSNEAHYPNVKACLKSGINVMCDKPFTHTSAQAEELVDMARERGLVLGLTYTYAGYPMVRQMREMIARGDIGEIRFINCEYPQGWLAEPLENTGHVQATWRADPVRSGGTLSLSDVGSHIEYLVPHVTGLRLTRLAARLDSLVEGRILDDNGVILTEYDSGARGVYWYSQAATGMVNGLKVRIFGDKGGLEWFQEDPDHLRFMPINEPARLITRGAPALLPGAMAYSYTPAGHPEGWLLAFANIYKAFCDTLATGASVDFPTGEDGVRGIRFMEACLESSKNNTAWLEVG, from the coding sequence ATGCTCAAATATGCCATGATCGGCGGCGGCCCCGGGGCTTTTGTCGGCGACGTGCACCGGCGCGCATTGTCCCTGAACGGGCAGGCGGATCTCGTGGCGGGTTGTTTCTCGCGGGACCTGGAAAAGAGCCGGGTTTTGGGCCGGGAGCTTGGTCTGGATGAAGATCGGGTGTACGCCACCCCTGAGGAGCTGGCCCGTCTGGAGGCCGGGGATATCGATTTCGCCGTGGTGGTCACTTCCAATGAGGCTCACTACCCCAACGTCAAGGCGTGCCTCAAAAGCGGTATCAACGTCATGTGCGACAAGCCGTTCACCCACACCTCGGCCCAGGCCGAGGAACTGGTGGATATGGCCCGCGAAAGGGGGCTCGTCCTCGGCTTGACCTACACCTACGCGGGTTATCCCATGGTTCGGCAGATGCGCGAGATGATCGCGCGCGGCGACATCGGCGAGATCCGTTTCATCAACTGCGAGTATCCCCAGGGATGGCTGGCCGAACCGCTGGAGAACACCGGGCATGTCCAGGCGACCTGGCGTGCCGATCCCGTTCGCAGCGGCGGGACCCTGTCGCTCAGCGACGTGGGGTCGCACATCGAGTACCTCGTGCCTCATGTCACCGGCCTGAGACTGACCCGGCTCGCCGCCCGGCTCGATTCGTTGGTGGAAGGTCGGATTCTTGACGACAACGGCGTCATCCTGACGGAATACGACTCCGGCGCGCGCGGGGTGTACTGGTATTCCCAGGCCGCCACCGGGATGGTCAACGGTTTGAAGGTGCGCATCTTCGGCGACAAGGGCGGTCTGGAGTGGTTCCAGGAAGACCCCGATCATCTGCGATTCATGCCGATCAACGAGCCCGCCCGGCTCATCACGCGGGGCGCGCCCGCGCTGCTGCCCGGGGCCATGGCCTATTCGTACACCCCGGCGGGGCATCCCGAGGGATGGCTGCTCGCCTTCGCCAACATCTACAAGGCGTTTTGCGACACCCTCGCCACGGGTGCATCCGTGGATTTCCCCACCGGCGAGGATGGAGTGCGGGGTATACGTTTCATGGAGGCGTGTTTGGAGAGTTCGAAAAACAACACCGCCTGGCTTGAAGTGGGGTAG
- the rsmI gene encoding 16S rRNA (cytidine(1402)-2'-O)-methyltransferase produces MSETGTLFVVATPLGNADDLSPRARNVLMDADVILAEDTRRAGLLFKRLGLARHGRLISFFEHNEDKKLPKVLDLLGEGLSVALISDAGTPLLSDPGFTLVRACREQGFRVTPVPGPSAPVTALSASGLPPLPYTFLGFPPRKKSHTEKLFAAHRDTGATLVLFERKTRLAGTLAIARDILGERDFCVARELTKEYEEFLRGNLGALDDFDFELRGELTVIIGPGADSDGETDEAVILKRIAEEAEAGGKPKEIARRVAERSEGWTAKEIYALMRD; encoded by the coding sequence ATGAGCGAAACCGGCACCCTGTTTGTAGTGGCAACCCCTCTGGGCAATGCGGACGACCTGTCGCCCCGGGCGCGCAACGTCCTGATGGACGCTGACGTGATACTGGCCGAAGACACCCGAAGGGCCGGGCTGCTGTTCAAGCGGCTGGGCCTGGCCCGCCACGGCAGGCTGATTTCCTTTTTCGAGCACAACGAGGACAAGAAGCTGCCCAAGGTCCTGGACCTGCTGGGCGAGGGCTTGTCCGTGGCGCTCATTTCGGACGCGGGCACCCCGCTCTTGTCCGATCCCGGATTCACTCTCGTGCGCGCCTGCCGCGAACAGGGATTCCGGGTCACGCCCGTACCCGGCCCCAGCGCGCCGGTCACGGCCCTGTCAGCCTCGGGGCTTCCGCCCCTGCCCTACACCTTTCTGGGGTTCCCGCCGCGCAAGAAGAGCCATACGGAAAAGCTCTTCGCCGCCCACCGCGACACCGGGGCCACCCTGGTCCTGTTCGAGCGCAAGACCCGACTGGCGGGCACGCTGGCCATTGCCCGCGACATCCTCGGGGAACGTGACTTCTGCGTGGCCCGGGAGCTGACCAAGGAGTACGAGGAATTCCTGCGCGGCAATCTCGGCGCGCTCGACGATTTCGATTTCGAGCTGCGCGGCGAGCTGACCGTCATTATCGGACCGGGCGCCGACTCGGATGGTGAAACCGACGAGGCGGTCATTCTCAAACGCATCGCCGAAGAGGCCGAGGCCGGGGGCAAGCCCAAGGAGATCGCCCGGCGAGTGGCCGAACGGAGCGAAGGATGGACGGCCAAGGAAATCTACGCCCTCATGCGCGACTGA
- a CDS encoding D-lyxose/D-mannose family sugar isomerase produces MKRSEINALLRDAKEFFASFRFALPPWAFWSPEQWKGKGASEVVQNQLGWDLTDYGADDFEHRGLILFTMRNGNLAANHPKKYAEKIMIVREDQICPMHFHWSKTEDIINRGGGNLVIELYGSTPSEDLAREPLAVSVDGFTRIVQPGGKIVLTPGESIFLEQGMYHRFYGEPGKGKVLVGEVSSVNDDNTDNRFHEPQARFPEIDEDEAPLHLLCTDYPNYV; encoded by the coding sequence ATGAAACGCAGCGAAATCAACGCCCTTTTACGGGACGCCAAGGAATTCTTCGCGTCCTTCCGGTTCGCCCTGCCCCCGTGGGCCTTCTGGTCCCCGGAGCAATGGAAGGGCAAAGGCGCGTCCGAAGTGGTTCAAAACCAGCTCGGCTGGGATTTGACCGACTACGGGGCCGACGATTTCGAGCACAGGGGGCTGATCCTGTTCACCATGCGCAACGGCAATCTGGCCGCCAACCACCCCAAGAAGTATGCGGAAAAGATCATGATCGTCCGAGAGGATCAAATCTGCCCCATGCACTTCCACTGGTCCAAGACCGAGGACATCATCAACCGGGGCGGCGGCAACCTGGTTATCGAGCTGTACGGCTCCACCCCCTCCGAAGACCTGGCGCGTGAGCCGCTGGCCGTATCCGTGGACGGGTTTACCCGCATAGTCCAGCCCGGGGGCAAGATCGTCCTCACGCCCGGCGAATCCATATTTCTCGAACAGGGCATGTACCACCGCTTTTACGGCGAGCCCGGCAAGGGCAAAGTCCTGGTGGGCGAGGTGTCGTCGGTGAACGACGACAATACCGACAATCGGTTCCATGAACCGCAAGCCCGTTTCCCCGAAATCGACGAGGATGAAGCTCCGCTTCACCTGTTGTGCACCGACTATCCGAACTATGTGTAG
- the bioB gene encoding biotin synthase BioB has product MNLTAIASKALDGVPLSDAEILFLMELAPERLPELLAHAHRVRTANFGNETGLCAIVNAKSGTCSEDCAFCAQSGHHAAESPEYPLMDADEIAAAGARAKAAGASRFGIVASGKLVGGADLDGFEAAVRSVAAQGLVPDLSPGILDRTQLTRLKKAGLRGYHHNLETSARHFPKMCTTHAYEEDVNAVRAGLDAGLYVCSGGIFGIGETWDDRVELALLLRELGVPSVPMNFLTPIPGTPLEDRAPLSPEEALKIIALYRFLLPDRQLRICGGRPTVFGQDRRDEVLTAGASGLMIGDYLTTRGGDADADLAALSRAGLIPAKE; this is encoded by the coding sequence ATGAACCTGACCGCCATAGCCAGCAAGGCTCTCGACGGCGTCCCGCTCTCCGACGCCGAGATATTGTTCCTTATGGAACTTGCCCCCGAACGCCTGCCGGAGCTGCTCGCCCACGCCCACCGCGTGCGCACGGCCAACTTCGGCAACGAGACGGGATTGTGCGCCATCGTCAACGCCAAGTCCGGCACCTGCTCCGAGGACTGCGCCTTCTGCGCCCAATCCGGCCACCACGCGGCCGAAAGCCCGGAATACCCCCTGATGGACGCGGACGAGATCGCGGCCGCCGGAGCGCGGGCCAAGGCGGCTGGAGCCTCCCGGTTCGGCATCGTGGCCTCGGGCAAACTGGTCGGCGGGGCCGACCTGGACGGATTCGAGGCGGCGGTGCGAAGCGTGGCCGCGCAAGGGCTCGTCCCAGACCTGTCGCCGGGCATTCTCGACCGGACGCAGCTCACGCGACTGAAAAAAGCCGGATTGCGTGGCTATCATCACAACCTGGAGACCTCGGCCCGGCACTTCCCGAAGATGTGCACCACCCACGCCTATGAAGAGGACGTGAACGCGGTGCGGGCCGGGCTCGACGCCGGGCTGTACGTCTGCTCGGGCGGCATCTTCGGCATCGGCGAGACCTGGGACGACCGCGTGGAGCTGGCCCTGCTCCTCCGCGAACTAGGCGTTCCGTCCGTGCCCATGAATTTCCTGACGCCCATTCCGGGCACGCCATTGGAGGACCGCGCCCCGCTCTCCCCGGAGGAGGCGCTCAAGATCATCGCCCTGTATCGATTCCTGCTGCCGGACCGACAACTGCGCATCTGCGGCGGACGGCCCACGGTTTTCGGACAAGACCGCCGCGACGAAGTGCTGACCGCCGGGGCGAGC